Sequence from the [Clostridium] scindens genome:
AAGTATTTCCCGTATGCGGTTTTGAAGGTATATATGAAAAGTCCAGGAATTAATTTCCTGGACTTTTTTGCTATTTAAAATCTTTTTCATAATGAAAAGTGGAAGTTTTTGTCCAATTGATATAGAAATGGTATAATACTTGTAACTATTTGGGGGATTGAAAGGTATTACATATGAAGAAAAAGAATGAGAACGGGGATATACGCCTGATTGATGCCAATAAAGCGCTGGATGACTACAGCGATATGGTGTATCGGATCGCGCTGCTTCATATGAAGAATAAGAGCGACGCGGAGGATATATTTCAAGAAGTATTTCTAAGGCTGGTCAGATATGCTGACAGGATAAAAGAAGAGGAACATCTGAAGCACTGGCTGATCAGGGTGACGATTAACTGCTGCAAGAAGCAGTTTGATAATGCGTATAGAAAGAGGACGGTTCCATTAGAGGCTGATGGCAGGAAGGAACCGTCTTATGAGATGCCTGAGCGGGATGATAGCATCTGGGAAGCTGTGAGACAGCTTCCGGATAACTACAGCAGCGTCATCCATCTGTTCTACTACGAACAGTATTCAATAAAAGAGATAGGGCAGATTATGGAATTATCTGACACCGCAGTTAAGACGAGGCTGTCCCGCGCAAGGGATATGCTGCGTGACTATTTGGAAGGAGGGCAAGGCTGTGCAGGATCACGATAAGGATTATGACAACTTTGAGAAAAGATATAAAGATGAAGTCAGCCAGATTCGTGCTCCCAGGGATTTGGTTGAGCGAACCAGGACTGCAATGCAGGCAGAGGCTTCGACATTTTGCAGGAACGAGAAAGAGCCAGATCAAATGGCTGAAGATCAGAACAGGAAAAAGAAACAGTACATGCGCAGATGGATCCCTGCCATAGCAGCCGCCTGCATATGCATTGTCATACTGGGCGTATATGGAGGCTATCGGTATTACGCTGGAAATCATATCAATGTAGGAGACATCGTATTAAGCCAGTCTGATGACAATGGATGGGAAATAGGAGTAGAACTTGGCAGGATAGATCCGAAGCAGGAGGAAGACTCGCCAGTGCAGATCGTGTCCGGGAACGAAAGAAGTATTGCGCCGAAACAGTTGTGGGAGATTAAGCCAAGCATGATAGAAGGACAGGAGGTATATATAGGCACGGATCAGAATAAAGGAACTTATTATGCAGCCTGGGAAAAAGAAGGGACTTATTATTACGCATCCTCCAATTCTACGAAGGAAGAAAAATTTCTGGATTATTTGAAAAAAAATATAAAAAAACTGTAACCTTAGCGGTCTATGCAAGGTATTCATAATAGAAACCATACAATGGAGGGTGATACATGAAAGAGAAAAGACGAAGACAGGCTGTCAGCCTTTTCCTGGTATTGGCGATACTGATGACGGGCTGCCAGGGAAAGCAGCAGGCACAAGATAGCCAAGAACGCAGCGGAGAGAAGATCGAGGCCGGGAAACTTGCCCAAAGTGTCCGTGATAAATATGCGGATGAAGAAAAATATGAGTACGGCGAGCCGATTACGGATATCGCAAGAGATGAGCATCTGAAGATTCAGATGGGATTTGACATCATGAATGCAGGATTTGACCAGTATACTCAGATCGTCCAGGTATTTCAGAATGCGGAACTTACCCAGAGCGTTGGAACCGGATTTGAGTGGGATGAAGAAAAGCAGGTGATATCCATCACCCCTCCGAAGTGGAGCGCAGGCGGTATCAGCAATGCGGAACTGGACAAGGATGTGCCGGGAAATAAATCTACTTCAACGGAACTGTTTGATAAAGGCGAATCAAAGGATTGGGGCAACCTCCCTCAGTACTATTTGGTGCAGTATGTAGACCTTGAGACAGGAGAAGTTCTGGCGAAGCCGATCGTTACAATTGTTACTGTAGACCATGAGGTGAAAAAGGCACCAAAAGTGTCGCTGCGGATCAGCGAGGACGGGCTGCCTGAATTCTCCTGGAAGAAGGTGCCGGGAGCGGATACCTATTATATTATGGAGATGAATTATTCTAAGGAGTCCGGATTCAGCGGCGCGGGATGGGTACAGGGACATACAAAGAAGACAAAGTGGAAGCCCGAATCAGCGACACATCTGGTGACCTTTACTGTCTCCGAAGCCCAACGTATCGAGGAATACAATATTGAAAAGTATGGAGAGGGCACAGACCCGATTCCAAAAGACGGAGTCTACGAAACATACTATTGCGTGATCGCTGCTTCCGAAGATGGCACATCCGCGATCAGCAATACATTTAATGAAAAAGAGATCGTAAGGCGCGTCCCCTATTCAGAAGAAGTAGGGATCAGCAGGGAAAAAGAAGGATCAAACTATGCGGATGGATTTGCGAATATGCCGTCATATAAGTGGGTGACCATGTGTGATGGTACCTTGGTACAGAAAATGATCAATTATGATTTCCAGGAAGCGGAAAAGGTAGTGGAGACTTGGGGAGAATATGAGAAAGAAGATATGTCCGATCTCCATAACGTGGAAGTAGACGTCGTAAGGGTTCCTTATGTAATAGAGGGAACCGGATTCACCGGAATCGTGAAGGTCCAGAACTTTAACAGCGAGACCTGGGAAAAGGATTTGAAAGAAATAGAAAAGCGGCAGGAGCAGCTGCGAAACCGGGCAGGAGCCAGGGATATCGAGATTGAGGAAGCACAGACAGAGGACGAGGCTGGAGGGGATAGTCAGAACGTCTATGAGACGGATTATAAGATTACAGCCAACAGCGCGTTAAGCGAATATCTTGCAGCCAATATGCTGACGGGCGCTTCGATGATAGACTTAAGCGACTTCCCGGAGAGCGCGGATCAGCAGTATCTATCCGATGCCTGGATGGAGGCGGTCTACCAGAACCCACTGATTCTTGGAGTCAAGAGCGCAGGCATCGCTGATGGCGGAAAGACGCTTATGGTACAGTACGATACGGACCCGGCGGCAATGGAAGAAAAGCAGAAAGAAATTGCAGAAGAGGTAAAAAGGGTCACAGGAGAGATCATTACGGACGATATGTCCGAACTGGACAAGGAACTGGCGATCAACCAATATCTCTGCGATACGGCTGAATATGATATGGATGCTCTTGATAATGCCGAGAAGAATAATTTTGAAACGGTAGATGAGCAGTTTAATGATTCTTTCACCCCATATGGCGTACTACTGAATAAGTCAGGCGTGTGCGCAAGCTATGCGGGGGCTTTTAAACTTCTGGCAGATGAGGCGGGATTAGAGAGTATCGTAGTGACAGGCAATCTGGAGGGAGAACTTCCTCATGCCTGGAATAAGATAAAGATTGACGGAGAATGGCAGATCGTTGACAGCACGAATAATGACAATGAGCTTATCTTTAACGCGCTGCTGAATCTTCCGGATAAGGCGGCTGGCAAGGTGCTGGTAGAGGATGACAGATATGTGCTGGATACCAGGATAGCACATTACCAGGCGCCGACAGATAAGATGGAGTATTACCGGCTTCAGAATAAATATTTCCAAAAAGACCAGATAGCAGATTCGCTTACGGCAGAACTAAAGAAAGGCAATGCGGCCGTACTTCGTACAGATTACGATCTGAATGACCAGCAGTTCAATGATATTGCCATGAAGGTGCTTGAGGAATACGGGAATGATGATCTTGCCGGATACTACTGGATGGGAGTCATATATCTGACGGACCAGGAATAATAAAAACTCACGGAGGGAAAAGAGATGAAGAAAAAGTTAACAGCAACAGTTACAGCAGCTTTGATTCTAACAGTCGCAGTAAGCGCGGCCGGCTGCGGAAAAAAGGCTACGCCAGAGAACCTTTTGACAGACTTGAACAAAAATATTAAGAAAGTAGAGTCTGTTTCTGGGAATATGAAGATGACGGCATCCATGGGAGATGACACGGGTTCTGCCGGCATGTCCATGGATGTGGATATGGAGTCAACCAGGAAGCCGGCGGCCACCCATATGGATGGAGAATTTTCCATCAAATATAATGGCTCAGATATCAATACGACGATCGAGGCATATGCGCTGATAGAAGACGATGAAGTGGTTACTTACACGAATACGAATGAAGCATGGTCAAAAAGCACTTCGGATGACGTAGAGGATGCGCTGGACATCAATGCATTTGAAAATCTTACCAAGACCCACGAGTCGTTTAAAAAGAAAGAAGATCTGGTAAAGGTAAATGATAAGGAATGCTTTGAACTGACCGGGAAAATTGGAGGAAAATACCTGGAAGGAATCATGGATGAAGATATGGTGAATTCTTTTGGCTCTTCCGGAGATATCCTGGATGAAGAAAAAATGGAAAAAGCCAAGATTCCATGTACCATAGACATTTACAAGGACAGTATTCTTCCTGCGAAGATCCATATTGATCTGAAAGATCTCGTACAGAAGTCTTATGCCGATAGCTACCAGAATCTTGAAGTAGAAGATTACTTTGTGGAAATCACATATTTTGAATATGATAACATAAAGGAGATCAAGGTTCCAAAGGAGGCATTGGAAGCGACCAAAGGAAGCGATACGGATAAAGACGATCAGGATGACGATAAATCTGCTAAGAGTAAGAAGGCTACCCCGGCAAAGCAGAGCAGCGAGCTGAAGGATAACTGGGACAGTTATACGGTTCAGATAAATGACAAGGTTCTAACGCTGCCATGTGAGATTAAGGATCTGGAAGCAGCAGGACTTGCCCTGGATACGGAGGATACGGCTGAGGATTATGTCGTGAATGCGGGCGAGTACGAGTTTGTCTTTTTTAAGAACGACTCGGGCGCATCCGTGATGATAGACATGATCAACCAGACAGACAGTCCTTGCAAAATTACCGAATGCATGGTAGGAGGGATCACGGTAAATGAATATGATCTGGAGGATGGAACTTTGTCCGTGATCTTCCCGGGAGGAATCCAGATTGGAGGCGCTAAGGCAGATGTTCTGTCAAAATATGGCGAGACGCAAGACGTATATTCCGATGAGAATTTCCAGATGTACACTTGGAAAGATGCTGATCCGGAGAAATATTATAACAGTTGTATGATAGAATTTGATGCGCCGACTGAAACCATATATGAGATGCAGATGCAGTGCTATGAGTAGGCACTGCCAGCAAGAACAAGACTGAATAAGAGAGAATAAGAGCGAATAAGGAGCACGCGGCAAGATTTCCGCGTGCTCCTTATTCGCTATCCGTTATCTAAGATTCCTGCCTGAGTTCTAAGATATGATTGACAAGCAGCGTGGCAACATCATCCTTGCTCATCAGTTCCAGTTCTGTTACAGAACCCGGAGTGATCATGGTGACAATATTGGTGTCGGCCTCAAATCCGGCTCCCTTCACCTTTAGATTATTGGCGATGATCATATCCAGATTCTTTTTCACCAGTTTCTTCTTGGAATTCTCCAGCATATTCTCGGTTTCCATAGAGAATCCGCAGAGGAACTGGCCGGGCTTTTTGTTATCGCCCAGGAATTTCAGAATATCGTCCGTGCGCTCCAGCGGGATGCTAAGTTCGGCATCCGATTTCTTGACCTTTTCATCTGCAACCTGGGATGGACGATAATCGGCAACAGCAGCAGCCTTGATGATAATATCCATATCCCGGCTTCTGGAAGTGACGGCTTCGAACATGTCTCTGGCAGAAATGACAGGAACCACATCGACGAACATCGGCGGATCTATAGCGGTTTTGCCGGTTACCAGCGTAACCTGGGCTCCCCTTAGCATACAGTCCCTCGCGATACTGTATCCCATCTTTCCCGAAGAGTGGTTGGTAATGTACCTGACAGGATCGATGGCTTCCTGGGTAGGCCCGGCGGTAACGAGAACCTTTAAGCCCAGCATGTCTTTGGGACAGGCGCAGCATCTGTAAATGTGCTGGAGGATGGTTTCAGGCTCCGGCATCTTCCCTGCTCCGGTATCTCCGCATGCCAGCCTTCCGCTGGCAGGATCTATGATTTCCATACCGTACTTTCTCAACGCCTCCAGGTTGTTCTGGGTTACCGCATTCTCATACATTGCCGTATTCATCGCCGGCACGATGATCTTAGGACATTTGCAGGCCAGGAAGGTAGTTGTCAGCATGTCATCAGCCATACCATGGGCAATCTTGGCAATCACATTGGCAGTTGCCGGGGCGATTACGAAAGCGTCCGCCTTCTGGGCAAGAGCAACATGCTCAACCTGGAATTCAAAATTCCTGTCAAATGTATCGATTACGCAGCGGTTGCCAGTGAGCGTCTCAAAGGTAATCGGCGTAATAAAGTTTGTAGCATGCTCGGTCATAAGCACATGGACCTCGGCTTGGGATTTGACCAGCATGCTGGCCAGGCTGGCGCTTTTATATGCTGCAATTCCTCCGGTAACGCCCAAGAGGATCGTTTTTCCTTTTAACATAGTAAGATTTCCTTTCTGTAGTAGTTTTCATATTACTATAACTATAACCTGTTTTGGGACGTGTTGCAAGAAGTCCTGTGTGAAAAGGGTGCTCCATCATCAGTTCAGGCGTTCGCTGCCTAATAATATTCTTATGGACATGGAGCATAGAATAGAGTAAAATATGAAACAAAAACAACGGTAGCCATGACAACGCCAGACTTCCTTCCGTATCTGGCTCAATCTCAATTGGGAAACGCCCCGGATTGTCCGGGAAAGGAAAAGGATATGGGTATTGATATGGGCCCGCATAAAGGGCAGGTGCCGGATTCGGCCATCTTCAATAAAAGACGATACGTTAGGGCGGGGAATTTTACAGCGAAAATCAAGGAAGATCGCTGGATAGCTGATTTGCCCGGCAGGCCTCTTCTGCACCCTCGTATTTCTTCGCTGCCAAGTCAGGAATGTGGGGGTGAACTATGAGAGAGTATGAAATCCTTATGCTGCTGCGGGAAGCATACCGCTTTATTGGGCGTGAAAACAGAAGGGGATATCAGCGTTGCATGGAGCAGGCTAAGGCTGCTATCGATGCTATGCCAAAGAGTCGTGCGCTCCGGGGCGAATGGCTGCTTATATCCGCGATTTCCTGTCCTTCGGATTTAGACCGTCTCTGCGTCCTCTTCCGGGAAGCAGCAGAGCTGATGGAAGGACATTCCCGCGTTCTGCCGCATTGCGCGCCGCTGTATGATGACTATGGCGCGTTTGCTGTCTGCAATAAACAGCCTGGTCATGCTGAGGAAAATATAGAGAAACTGGCTGAGGCAGTTCGGCTGTTCTATGGTTTGACGGGCGGCGCAATGGCAACAGACGTGTGTTATCGCGCCCAGGTCGCTTATTATCAAGGCAAGATAGCCGAGGCCCGGACGCTGGCAAAGGAAGCGTTCGAACTGTCACAACAGCAGGGACTTGTGGCGTTATGGGCCGCCTACATACTGGCCGACCTCGCAAAGCACCAGCTGGACAGCAGATTGTGGAGTTTTGCCTATGGGTATATAAACGCCGTGGCAAAAGGGATACGCAAGGCTGATCGCTGCAGTAGAGAGCAGGCGCTGATGTTTTCCTGTCTGCTGGATATGTCGCTGGGGCTTTTGCACAGCGTCCCGGACTGGGTAAAGGCTGGTGACTTTGGAATCATATCCACTTCATGGGGCTACGAACTTGTCGAGGACAAGGTCCTTCGCGGAACCCTCGTCCCGGCCCTGGTGGCCCGGCTGGAATATTACTGTTACTGCGCCCAGCCAGTGAAGGCGCTGAACATTGCCGATACAATACAAAAGGTATACGGCATGGGAAACGTTGAACTGGACGCTTACCTAGAGTTTTTCCGGGCAGGCAGTTATGCTTACATGGGCGATGCCGATCGGGTGCGTAAAGCCCTGATGCGGGCAGTAGAACTTCTTGCTCCGGACGGCCTGTGGCTGATTGCCGCTGAATTTGAACCATCCTTTGGAGAACTTCTTCATGAAGTCGCCAATCGGGTAGACCGGGAAGGAGCAATCCAAATTCGGAAGATCGGCGCGGGTTTCTGGGAAAAGCTTGCGCCGCTTCGGGAAGAACTTCTGCTTAAAACTTCCGTCGGATTGACAAAGCGGGAGCGGGAAGTCGCCGCGCTGCTGGTAGAGGGAAGAACCAACAGTGAGATCGCCGCAGCATTGTCCATCAGCGAGCGAACAGTGAAGGGCCATCTGACTAATATTTTCAGGAAGTACAATATTTCGCGGCGTACCCAGGTGGCGAGGGCCATGGAACAGGACGGAAAAATAGAACTGGCTGCCTGGATCACTTGAGTTTTTGTAAAAATCAATACCTTTGTACGGTATGTAAAATTAAAATCTATGTTAAACTTATAGGGTAGAATGTGGATTTTAATCTGTATAGAAAAGGAAAGGTACAAGCAAATGATAAAGAATACAAAGAAAAAACTGCTGACAATAGTGGTGTGCCTATTCGCAGTTTTGTCTGCAATGCTGCCTTTAAAGGCCTCTGCGCTGAACATGGAGGAAGGAACTCCGGAGCTAATAATAAATACGCATACCGTAAGTTTTGCGGGAACCGAATGGTGGGTCGTAGGAACGAAGACGCTCGGGGGCGTCCATGTGCAAGAGGACTGCATTACTCTTTTAGAAAAGAATGGTCCCTTTGGCAATACGGCATTCCGTACAGGGGCTGATACGCAGAATCAGCCGGACTGGAAAGAGTTTGTCTATGACGGATCATTCTATAATGGATGGTACTATGAGGGTGACTTTACAGATCCTAATGATTATGCGGACAGCACCTTGCAGCGCAGTATAGAAAAGATGGCAAATCAGTATCCATCTTCCAAAGAACAAACGTTGATTAAGCCCAGGACAGAATTATCTGAAGGCATCAATGATCAGAAAATGTGGGCTTTGTCCTATGATGAGTTTTTATATTTTAGTGGTACAGATGCGGCACCCTATAAAAAATCATGGTGGCTTCGGTCGCCGGGGCGCGGCATACCGAGCGCTGGCCCCGTGTTTGCTACTACGGTAGCCCCGACGGGAGACTCTATCAACTATACGAACGTAGATTTTGATGGACACCATGGGATACGCCCGGCACTCAATATGGACTGTTCCACTGTTCAATATACGGCTGACAGCCTTGCTAAGGCAGCGGTTACAGTCAGCGATGGCTTTATCCCTACATCGGAAATAGGTGCTTCAGGAAATGCGCTGAAATTTACTATGCAAGACAGTTCGCTGCGATTAAGTATGAATGCCACTGATGCGCAAAAAACACAGAGCGGCTCGACGCTGCAGTTCCCTTATTCCAGAGCGACCACAGGCGAGCACCAGTACATTTCCTGCGTACTGACGGATAATACAGGGGTAAAATATTATGCCAGGCTGGCGGACACTGCACAGAGCGAAGAGGGTTCTCTGGCAATTCCTCTTTCAGGAGTGGCCGATGGGACATACACATTAAAGATTTTTTCAGAGCAGGTCAATGATGCTAATTACACAGATTTCTCGGGTACGCCGACCACGATGACCTTAAAGGTGAATCAGGGAGAAGGTACAGTGAGTGATTTTAAAACAGAGCATATGCATTCTTGGAGCAAGGACTGGAGCTCGGATGATAAATACCATTGGCACGACTGCGATGAAGCGGCATGCCCCATTACTGATAACAGCGAGAAGGAAGGATATGCAGAACATACATGGCAGGACAGATCCGATGCGGACAAGCATTGGCAGGAATGCAGCGTATGCGGAAAGAAGCGCGATGAGGGCGTGCACAGTTATGGCGATTGGCAGACCATTAAGGAGGCGACTGCAGTCGAGGCAGGAAGCAGAGAAAGAGTCTGCTCGGTATGTGGCTATAAGGAGACGGAGCCGATTCCGAAAATTGTAACGCCAGCAAAGCCTACTGTAGAAAACAAGGCGCCAGAGACGGGAGATGATAGCTTGATGTGGGTTTGGGCCGCTCTTTTTGCGGCAGGCGGATTGTCTGTTTCCATTCTTTGGATCAGGAGAAGAAAATACAGTAAATTTTAATCCATAAAGAACCAGTATTTTACCGGGCTCGATGAAACGGGTCCGGTTTATTTTTTTACAAATTGAGAATGGCAATATAACTTTGAGCCTTATATTGCCTGGCATATATGGAAAAGAGTTGCTTAATATTAGGCTGGGTGTTATAATTACAGCGTAATTGTATTGTATCCTGCACAGCAGGAATGATAACAAGGAGGAATTGAATAATGAAGACAAAGAAACACGACACACGTTGGATGGTCAGTGTTGCACTTATGGCAGCCATTGTCATCGTGCTGGCGAACACGCCGCTGGGGATGATTCAACTGCCGATTATTAAGGCGACAACTGTACACATTCCGGTAATTATCGGAGCGATTCTGTTAGGCCCATCAGCGGGAGCAATCCTGGGCGCCGTATTTGGCGTATGCTCATTGATCAGCAATACGATGGCGCCAACGCTTTTATCCTTTGCATTCTCACCATTCATGAGTACTACAGGGATACCGGGAGCATTAAAGGCAATCTGGATTTCAGTAGGATGCAGGATTTTGATTGGAGTAGTGGCAGGATGGCTATGGATTTTACTGAGCAAGTTAAAGGTAAGCCAGGTGATAGCGCTTCCAATCGTAGGATTCATCGGGTCAATGGTGAATACGGTGGCGGTTATGGGAAGCATCTACCTGTTATTCGCCCAGCAGTATGCGCAGGCCAGGGAAGTAGGCGTGACCGCGGTGTGGGGCCTGATTATGGGAACGGTGACTGCATCGGGAATACCAGAGGCAATTGCGGCAGCAGTGCTGGTACTGGCGTTAGGCAAAGTACTGATTCAGGTATTTAAGAAGATGAACATTGGAATGATGAGCACTCAGCTAGCAAAGTAAGAAGTTAAGATAAAAAAATTAAGTGCCAGAGCAATCTGGCACTTGACAATTATATAGTAAATATGGTATAAATATCTAGTGCGACAGATAATGCCGCAGATATATAGGGGATTGGTCAAGTGGTATGATAGGGGTCTCCAAAACCTTTGGCGGGGGTTCGATTCCCTCATCCCCTGGTTCAAAAAAAGAAGCACCGGAAACTTTGCTTACAGCAAGGATTCCGGTGCTTCTTCGATTTTGCAGAAATAAACCTGCAGGGAATGGTTATTCTATCTTTAGGTGACAGTTGAAGGGAAGAATCAGAAAGGCAGGAATACGAATGTCATATTACAGTTATCACGGGATGGCAAAGAAGCTTATCAAAGAGGGGCATTTGATCAAGTATGAGATCGTTGAAGACTGGAACGGAATCAGGCCGGCACTGGTACTGTATTTTGACAATCACAGGCCAATGCCGGTAAGAGCCGGAAGATGGGATGAATATTGGGAGATGCTATCCTCCTAAGGAATATTTTTCTCGGCAGGAATGAAGAAAGTATGCGGACACTCCAAAGGTAAGCAGTTCGGCAACGGGAACCGCCAGCCACACGCCATTTACTCCGATGAGCGCAGGAAGGATGAGCAGGCATAGCATGATCAATCCAAAGGTTCTGAAAAAAGAGATCAGGGCTGATATCCTGCCATTGGATAAAGCAGTAAATGTGGCAGAGGAAAAGATATTCATGCCGGAGAACAGGAAACTGAAGGAAAAGAGTACGAATCCGGGCGCAGCAATGTCATATACCAGAGTTTCCGAACCAGCGAAAAGATGTACCAGCTTTGGGCCAAAAAGCAGAGAGGAAAGGAATATGCAGGCAGAGCTGACAGCGATGAATCTCAGGCAGATCCTACAGATATTCTTTAGCCGCAGGAGGTTTCCGGCACCATAGTTGAAGCTGATGACTGGCGCGACGCCCATGGAAAATCCAATATAAAGAGTGGTCAGCAGGAACTGGGCATATATAATGATCGTTATGGCGGCAACTCCATTTTCACCCAGCATCTTCAGCATGGCGCGGTTGAAGAAAAAAGTGGTGACTGCGGAGGAGATCTGGCTGACCATTTCGGAAGAGCCGTTGGCACAGCTTTTGGCCAGAACCGAGAGGCGAAGGGATGGCATTACAAAGGATAAGGTGCCATTTTTGCCGCTGAAAAACAGAATTCCGATGCTTGCCGGGATCACATAACCAATTCCTGTTCCCAGTGCGGCGCCCATGACGCCCATACCCAGGACTGCCATAAAAAGATAGTCTAAAATGATGTTGATAATACCTGCGCCGACAGATAGAGACAGGCCAAGCGAGGGTCTTCCGGCTGTGACGGTCAGATTCTGGAACAAGGTCTGCAGCATGCTTGCTGGGGCAAATAATAGCAGAATCCGTAGATAATCTTTACAGTAAGGGAACAGCATGTCGGTGGCTCCCAGCCCCCATATGATATGGTCCAAAAAGAAAAGGCCTGTGACGGCGACCAGAATTCCCAGGAACGCGCCAAACAATACGATCAAAGTAAAGTCCTGCTTTGCCTGCCTCTCCTGGCCTTCGCCCATCCTGCGGGCGATAATGGCGCTGCCGCCAGTTGCTGTCATTGTCCCCAGGCCTACCATGATATTAATGACAGGGCAGACGATGTTGACGGCTGAGAGCGCATTTGTGTTTACAAGTCTGGATATGAAGATCGTATCAGTCATGGTGTACAGTCCCATGAAGAGCATGGTGGCGATTGTGGGAAAGGCGAAGCGAAGCAGGGGAATCAGCGTAAAATCCTGCGCCAGAGGATTTCCAGGCGTTCTAGGGCGCGTCATCGGTATTGCCTCCTGCCTCTTTCGCAAGTATAAGCCTCTGCGTAGGATAGCCGAATTCTGTCAGTAGTTCTGCTTCTGCAAATCCCAGATTCAGATAGGCATCCCGGTAGCCAGTGTCCGCCTTGTCCCCTTCGCGGAAAGTGGTGATAGAGATGCTTCGGTCAGCCAGAAGCTCATTCATAAGCTTATCAAGGAACAGCCGGGCAATATTGGAGTTCCGATAAAGAGGATGAACTCCAAAAAAATCAATGCTGCCCGTGTTATGGCTTATGGTCATTACCGCAACAGCGATTCCTTCGCTTTTTAAGATCAGCGCCTGCTTTTTGCGGATATATTCTTTTAGAGTCATAAGATATTCGGATTCGTTCAGATGGGGGAATCCGTCTACGACCAGATGGACCAAGTCCATCCATACAGGGATATCTTCCGCTGTGGCAAAGGAAATATTCTCTTTTGCATCCATCATCGTATGGTTCTGAGGCGACCCTGCCTTCAAATCAAACTTTAACTGCAAGGGATAGAACTCTTCATCTGACCGGTATTCGTTGGGCGATTTTTTATACATCTGCCGGAAGATATTCGTAAAAGCCTGCTGGCTCTCATATCCGGAGATTAAGGCAATCTCCAGTATAGGCCTGTCAGAGAAAACAAGCAGTTTGGCGGCTTCTGTCAATTGCCTGCGCTGGACATAATCGTGGATGGAGAGTCCCACGGTATCGGAGAATATCCGGTGCAGATGGTATTTTGAATATCCAACCGATTTGGCGATAGAAGATAAGGTCAATTTCTCGCTCAAATGTTCTTCTATATAATTGATGACTGATATAATGTTTTCTACTTTGTTCATCTTTTCAAACCTCCTTACTAGTAAGATTATAGACAATTATTCAGCAGGTGTTTTAATAGATGTTGCGGTTTTTCCTATATAAATATTGAAAAAGAGTAATATTCTTCCATGCTTGTCTATATAATAATACTACATAGCCGCGATA
This genomic interval carries:
- a CDS encoding DUF6612 family protein — protein: MKKKLTATVTAALILTVAVSAAGCGKKATPENLLTDLNKNIKKVESVSGNMKMTASMGDDTGSAGMSMDVDMESTRKPAATHMDGEFSIKYNGSDINTTIEAYALIEDDEVVTYTNTNEAWSKSTSDDVEDALDINAFENLTKTHESFKKKEDLVKVNDKECFELTGKIGGKYLEGIMDEDMVNSFGSSGDILDEEKMEKAKIPCTIDIYKDSILPAKIHIDLKDLVQKSYADSYQNLEVEDYFVEITYFEYDNIKEIKVPKEALEATKGSDTDKDDQDDDKSAKSKKATPAKQSSELKDNWDSYTVQINDKVLTLPCEIKDLEAAGLALDTEDTAEDYVVNAGEYEFVFFKNDSGASVMIDMINQTDSPCKITECMVGGITVNEYDLEDGTLSVIFPGGIQIGGAKADVLSKYGETQDVYSDENFQMYTWKDADPEKYYNSCMIEFDAPTETIYEMQMQCYE
- a CDS encoding transglutaminase domain-containing protein encodes the protein MKEKRRRQAVSLFLVLAILMTGCQGKQQAQDSQERSGEKIEAGKLAQSVRDKYADEEKYEYGEPITDIARDEHLKIQMGFDIMNAGFDQYTQIVQVFQNAELTQSVGTGFEWDEEKQVISITPPKWSAGGISNAELDKDVPGNKSTSTELFDKGESKDWGNLPQYYLVQYVDLETGEVLAKPIVTIVTVDHEVKKAPKVSLRISEDGLPEFSWKKVPGADTYYIMEMNYSKESGFSGAGWVQGHTKKTKWKPESATHLVTFTVSEAQRIEEYNIEKYGEGTDPIPKDGVYETYYCVIAASEDGTSAISNTFNEKEIVRRVPYSEEVGISREKEGSNYADGFANMPSYKWVTMCDGTLVQKMINYDFQEAEKVVETWGEYEKEDMSDLHNVEVDVVRVPYVIEGTGFTGIVKVQNFNSETWEKDLKEIEKRQEQLRNRAGARDIEIEEAQTEDEAGGDSQNVYETDYKITANSALSEYLAANMLTGASMIDLSDFPESADQQYLSDAWMEAVYQNPLILGVKSAGIADGGKTLMVQYDTDPAAMEEKQKEIAEEVKRVTGEIITDDMSELDKELAINQYLCDTAEYDMDALDNAEKNNFETVDEQFNDSFTPYGVLLNKSGVCASYAGAFKLLADEAGLESIVVTGNLEGELPHAWNKIKIDGEWQIVDSTNNDNELIFNALLNLPDKAAGKVLVEDDRYVLDTRIAHYQAPTDKMEYYRLQNKYFQKDQIADSLTAELKKGNAAVLRTDYDLNDQQFNDIAMKVLEEYGNDDLAGYYWMGVIYLTDQE
- the coaBC gene encoding bifunctional phosphopantothenoylcysteine decarboxylase/phosphopantothenate--cysteine ligase CoaBC; translated protein: MLKGKTILLGVTGGIAAYKSASLASMLVKSQAEVHVLMTEHATNFITPITFETLTGNRCVIDTFDRNFEFQVEHVALAQKADAFVIAPATANVIAKIAHGMADDMLTTTFLACKCPKIIVPAMNTAMYENAVTQNNLEALRKYGMEIIDPASGRLACGDTGAGKMPEPETILQHIYRCCACPKDMLGLKVLVTAGPTQEAIDPVRYITNHSSGKMGYSIARDCMLRGAQVTLVTGKTAIDPPMFVDVVPVISARDMFEAVTSRSRDMDIIIKAAAVADYRPSQVADEKVKKSDAELSIPLERTDDILKFLGDNKKPGQFLCGFSMETENMLENSKKKLVKKNLDMIIANNLKVKGAGFEADTNIVTMITPGSVTELELMSKDDVATLLVNHILELRQES
- a CDS encoding RNA polymerase sigma factor, whose translation is MKKKNENGDIRLIDANKALDDYSDMVYRIALLHMKNKSDAEDIFQEVFLRLVRYADRIKEEEHLKHWLIRVTINCCKKQFDNAYRKRTVPLEADGRKEPSYEMPERDDSIWEAVRQLPDNYSSVIHLFYYEQYSIKEIGQIMELSDTAVKTRLSRARDMLRDYLEGGQGCAGSR